A stretch of the Candidatus Schekmanbacteria bacterium genome encodes the following:
- the pstB gene encoding phosphate ABC transporter ATP-binding protein: MENPVLKIEDFSASYGENIIVKDINLEIPRNSVTAIMGPSGCGKTTLIRCINRMHELTPGATSKGKIYLNGKDIYTFNPIVLRRKIGMVFQRPNPFPTMNIYDNVIAGYKLNGIKLSKSAKDKIVEESLRKAAMWDEVKDNLYKQGTFLSGGQQQRLCIARALAMNPEALLLDEPTSALDPKATARIEELISELKKNITIVMVTHNIAQAARISDYTAFLYLGELIEFGTSEKMFTVPENKMTEEYLTGKFG; the protein is encoded by the coding sequence TTGAAGATAGAAGACTTTTCAGCTTCTTATGGTGAAAACATCATCGTAAAAGATATAAATCTTGAAATACCAAGAAATAGTGTTACTGCCATTATGGGGCCCTCAGGCTGCGGAAAAACCACTCTTATACGGTGCATAAATAGAATGCATGAATTGACACCGGGCGCAACCTCGAAAGGAAAGATTTATTTGAATGGGAAGGACATCTATACCTTTAATCCTATTGTATTGAGGAGAAAGATTGGAATGGTTTTTCAAAGGCCAAATCCATTTCCAACAATGAATATTTATGATAATGTCATTGCGGGATATAAACTCAATGGTATCAAGCTTTCCAAATCTGCAAAAGATAAGATTGTAGAAGAGTCATTGCGAAAGGCTGCAATGTGGGATGAGGTTAAAGACAATCTTTATAAGCAGGGGACTTTTCTTTCAGGCGGTCAACAGCAAAGACTGTGTATTGCAAGGGCGTTAGCAATGAATCCCGAAGCTCTTCTTCTCGATGAGCCAACATCTGCCCTTGACCCAAAGGCAACGGCACGGATAGAAGAATTGATCAGCGAGCTTAAGAAGAATATTACAATTGTAATGGTGACACACAATATTGCCCAAGCTGCCCGGATATCGGATTATACTGCTTTCCTTTATCTTGGAGAGTTAATAGAATTTGGTACAAGTGAGAAAATGTTTACGGTGCCTGAAAATAAGATGACGGAGGAATATTTAACAGGAAAATTTGGATAA